A single window of Bradyrhizobium daqingense DNA harbors:
- a CDS encoding CarD family transcriptional regulator: MPNKSAKPAAKATVAKPAAAKAAPAKAHAAKPAAPKAPVAAAPAKAPVAAKPAAKPAAAPKVEEKKVVTQRQGFKANEFVVYPAHGVGQILAIEEQEIAGAKLELFVINFIKDKMTLRVPTAKVANVGMRKLSDPALVKKALETLKGRARVKRTMWSRRAQEYEAKINSGDIVAIAEVVRDLYRSESQPEQSYSERQLYEAALDRLSREIAVVQHSTETEAVKEIEAQLAKSPRRNAKAEATEGEADADAEGDADDNDGDDTTVADEAA; this comes from the coding sequence ATGCCTAACAAGTCTGCCAAACCGGCCGCGAAAGCGACCGTTGCCAAGCCTGCTGCTGCCAAGGCCGCGCCTGCGAAGGCTCATGCTGCCAAGCCCGCCGCGCCGAAGGCTCCCGTTGCTGCTGCGCCTGCCAAGGCTCCCGTCGCTGCCAAGCCGGCCGCCAAGCCCGCTGCTGCGCCGAAGGTCGAGGAAAAGAAGGTCGTGACCCAGCGTCAGGGCTTCAAGGCCAACGAATTCGTCGTCTATCCCGCTCACGGTGTCGGCCAGATCCTGGCCATCGAAGAGCAGGAGATCGCCGGTGCCAAGCTCGAGCTGTTCGTCATCAACTTCATCAAGGACAAGATGACGCTGCGCGTTCCGACCGCCAAGGTCGCCAATGTCGGCATGCGCAAGCTGTCCGATCCGGCCCTGGTCAAGAAGGCGCTTGAGACGCTCAAGGGCCGCGCCCGCGTCAAGCGCACCATGTGGTCGCGCCGCGCCCAGGAATACGAAGCGAAGATCAATTCGGGCGACATCGTCGCGATTGCGGAAGTCGTGCGCGACCTCTACCGCTCGGAGTCGCAGCCGGAGCAGTCCTACAGCGAACGCCAGCTCTATGAAGCGGCGCTCGATCGTCTCTCCCGCGAGATCGCGGTGGTGCAGCACTCGACCGAGACCGAAGCGGTCAAGGAGATCGAGGCCCAGCTCGCCAAGAGCCCGCGCCGCAACGCCAAGGCGGAAGCCACCGAGGGCGAAGCCGATGCGGATGCCGAGGGCGATGCCGACGATAACGATGGCGACGACACCACCGTCGCCGACGAGGCCGCGTAA
- a CDS encoding ATP-binding protein: MLERSSSRTDGGKTLPRTLARDAFAVARQPQADARGELIGAAPTDDETNRKNMALLIQLRWIAVVGQIVTIGAVHFGLDIPLPLERMGVVIGALVLLNVSSLVWVRHRAAITNNELLVALMLDVAALTAQLYLSGGATNPFTSLFLLQVTLGAVLLDARSTWSLVALTCASFVWLTLAYRPLDLPPNPFSETYTLTVIGMLVGFVLNAVLLVVFVTRINRNLRQRDAHLAALRQHAAEQDYIVRMGLLASGAAHELGTPLASLSVILSDWRRMPDLAANQELAEDLAEMETSLQRCKSIVTGILVSAGEARGEGSSPTTVTAFVTALVEEWRDARSARTLYFVNTFGEDVAIASDVALKQVIFNVLDNAYEVSRDWVELVAEREADNLVLSISDRGPGFAPEMLAQLGKPYQSSKGRAGGGLGLFLVVNVVRKLGGTVSAENHRKRGATVRLTLPLATLAIGGNFDA; encoded by the coding sequence ATGCTGGAACGATCGTCGAGCAGAACTGACGGGGGGAAGACGCTTCCCCGAACGCTTGCGCGTGACGCGTTCGCCGTCGCCCGGCAGCCGCAGGCGGACGCGCGCGGCGAGCTGATTGGTGCAGCTCCCACCGACGACGAGACCAACCGCAAGAACATGGCGCTGCTGATCCAGCTGCGTTGGATCGCGGTGGTCGGCCAGATCGTCACCATCGGTGCCGTGCATTTCGGGCTCGACATACCCCTGCCACTGGAACGGATGGGCGTGGTGATTGGCGCGCTGGTGCTGCTCAACGTCTCCAGCCTGGTCTGGGTGCGCCATCGCGCAGCGATCACCAACAACGAGCTCCTGGTCGCCTTGATGCTGGACGTCGCCGCGCTGACCGCGCAGCTTTACCTCTCTGGGGGCGCCACCAATCCTTTCACCTCGCTATTCCTGCTCCAGGTGACGCTCGGGGCGGTTCTGCTCGACGCCCGCTCGACCTGGTCGCTCGTGGCGCTGACCTGCGCGAGCTTCGTCTGGCTGACGCTCGCCTACCGTCCGCTCGATCTGCCGCCGAACCCGTTCAGCGAAACCTATACGCTCACCGTCATCGGCATGCTCGTGGGCTTCGTCCTCAATGCCGTGCTGCTGGTGGTGTTCGTGACCCGCATCAACAGGAATCTGCGCCAGCGCGATGCGCACCTGGCGGCGCTGCGCCAGCATGCGGCCGAGCAGGATTACATCGTGCGCATGGGTCTGCTCGCCTCCGGCGCGGCGCATGAGCTTGGCACGCCGCTCGCCTCGCTCTCGGTGATCCTCAGCGACTGGCGCCGCATGCCGGATCTTGCCGCCAATCAGGAGCTCGCCGAAGACCTCGCGGAAATGGAAACTTCCCTCCAGCGCTGCAAGTCGATCGTCACGGGGATCCTGGTGTCGGCGGGTGAAGCGCGCGGAGAAGGCTCCTCGCCGACGACGGTGACGGCGTTCGTCACCGCGCTGGTGGAAGAATGGCGCGACGCGCGCTCGGCGCGCACGCTCTACTTCGTCAACACTTTCGGCGAGGACGTCGCGATCGCTTCCGATGTCGCGCTGAAGCAGGTGATCTTCAACGTGCTCGACAACGCCTATGAGGTCTCGCGCGACTGGGTCGAACTCGTCGCCGAACGCGAGGCCGACAATCTCGTGCTGTCGATCAGCGACCGCGGCCCCGGCTTTGCGCCGGAGATGCTGGCTCAGCTCGGAAAGCCCTATCAGTCGAGCAAGGGCCGCGCCGGCGGCGGGCTGGGCCTGTTCCTAGTGGTTAACGTCGTGCGCAAGCTGGGCGGCACCGTCAGCGCCGAGAACCACAGAAAGCGTGGCGCCACCGTGCGCCTCACGCTACCGCTGGCAACGCTCGCGATCGGAGGGAATTTTGACGCCTGA
- a CDS encoding SURF1 family protein, whose amino-acid sequence MSEIRAVTGRDEGTRGRAARTPPLWLTALSLAAFVALIALGVWQIERRAWKLALIDRVEQRVHAPAAPIPSPASWPAVSAANDEYRHVNVAGRFLHDRETLVQAVTEEGPGYWVLTPLQRDDGTQVLVNRGFVPSERRDASTRRDGNLEGQVEITGLLRITEPKGGFLRNNVPQHNRWYSRDVAAIAAARGLHEVAPFFVDAEAGSQIAGGPIGGLTVIRFPNNHLIYALTWFALAFMLAGRLFVTFGGGLFRRRRVVQAPDGDPDAARRRTGSDAGTIVEQN is encoded by the coding sequence GTGAGTGAAATCAGGGCTGTGACGGGCAGGGACGAAGGGACGCGGGGCAGAGCCGCGCGGACGCCGCCCTTGTGGCTGACGGCCCTGTCGCTCGCGGCCTTTGTCGCTTTGATCGCGCTCGGCGTCTGGCAGATCGAGCGCCGCGCCTGGAAGCTGGCGCTGATCGACCGCGTCGAGCAGCGCGTTCATGCCCCTGCGGCGCCGATCCCCTCGCCGGCTTCATGGCCTGCGGTCTCCGCCGCGAACGACGAATACAGGCATGTCAACGTCGCCGGCCGCTTCCTGCATGACCGCGAGACGCTGGTTCAGGCCGTCACCGAGGAGGGCCCCGGCTATTGGGTGCTGACGCCGCTTCAGCGCGACGACGGCACGCAGGTTCTGGTCAACCGCGGCTTCGTGCCGTCCGAGCGGCGCGACGCATCGACGCGCAGGGACGGCAATCTGGAAGGCCAGGTCGAGATCACCGGCCTTCTTCGCATCACCGAGCCGAAGGGCGGATTCCTCCGGAACAACGTGCCGCAGCACAACCGCTGGTACTCGCGCGACGTCGCGGCGATCGCGGCGGCGCGCGGCCTCCACGAGGTCGCGCCGTTCTTCGTGGATGCCGAGGCCGGATCACAAATTGCGGGCGGTCCGATCGGCGGATTGACCGTGATCCGCTTTCCCAATAACCACCTGATCTACGCGCTGACGTGGTTTGCCCTGGCTTTCATGCTGGCCGGTCGGCTTTTCGTCACATTCGGCGGCGGGCTGTTCCGTCGCAGGCGCGTCGTCCAAGCCCCGGATGGCGACCCCGATGCCGCTCGCCGCAGGACGGGATCAGATGCTGGAACGATCGTCGAGCAGAACTGA
- a CDS encoding S4 domain-containing protein codes for MVKARTSAAELVVTGHVRVNGVRETSPGHAIKLGDVLTVALDRTVRVLKVTAFIERRGDAASARVLYEELGDANRN; via the coding sequence CTGGTGAAGGCGCGCACCTCGGCGGCCGAGCTCGTCGTCACCGGTCATGTCCGCGTCAACGGCGTGCGCGAGACCTCGCCGGGACATGCGATCAAGCTTGGCGACGTCCTCACCGTTGCGCTCGATCGCACCGTGCGCGTCTTGAAGGTCACCGCCTTCATCGAACGCCGCGGCGATGCCGCCTCGGCGCGCGTGCTCTATGAAGAGCTCGGGGATGCAAACCGCAATTAA
- a CDS encoding helicase-related protein has product MAFSPSPFASERALHDRVPGAGVTAVLGPTNTGKTHLAIERMLAHPSGVIGLPLRLLAREVYNKIADRAGPESVALVTGEEKIKPRNPRYWVSTVEAMPRDLDVSFLAVDEVQIASDLERGHVFTDRILNRRGRDETLLLGAATMRPIIERLLPGVSMITRPRLSQLEFAGDRKITRQPRRTAIVAFSADEVYAIAELIRRQHGGAAVVLGSLSPRTRNAQVAMFQNGDVDYLVATDAVGMGLNLDVDHVAFASDRKFDGYQFRRLTPSEFAQIAGRAGRATRNGTFGTTGRCAPFEPELVNALQNHTFDPVKVLQWRNAKLDFSSLGALQVSLNLAPGHEALTRAPIAEDMRVLDHAARDGEVRDVAHGKEAVERLWDACQIPDYRKLSPAAHAELVTTLYGFLMRKGCIPDSWFEAQITQADRIDGDIDTLSARIAQIRTWTFVANRPDWLKGPERWQGIAREVENKLSDALHERLTERFVDRRTSVLMRRLRENTSLNTEIGKTGEVIVEGHVIGRLDGFTFAPDTAEAGSDAKALQAAAQAVLAGEINARAEKLGNAPDEQFVLTSEGIIRWTGDAVARLSAAEEALHPRIRIISDERLTGAPRDKVQARLELWLKTHIEKLLGPMFELSKAEDVTGIARGIAYQLVEALGVLERPKIANELKDLDQPSRAVLRKYGVRFGAYHIYFPGLLKPAARALAALLWALKQDNVDLSSLSGAQHLASSGRTSFPVDKALPRDAYRVLGYKQAGERAVRVDILERLADLIRPALAWRENSPGEKPAGAFDGRSFVVTQAMTSLTGSAGEDFASVLRALGYRMEKRPPLPPKPVVAEQVVTEQVVTETIAAETPPVEGSAETSTETAAEAVAGLPEEPSTEAAAEAVTVEDAPGMEPQDEAAPAEPAVEASSEAPVTPEDAPGIAPPAEEAAASAEPASLEAAAAETAAIEAAASPDAAAPEAVATEAAATPAEPELVEVWRPGGRHEDRKPRHERHRHQRHQNQRPQAGAEAAAAASAAPGEAADGEKRGERHRHGGHRKDFRKGREGGGEGAPRPEGRDDRNRRFEGKDRDNKDRDRNRDNKGKFGGDRDKGREHRGGRDRDKGRDRRDRESGPSLRPYASSANPRERDRPADPNSPFAKLAALKEQLSGRKE; this is encoded by the coding sequence ATGGCTTTCTCTCCCTCCCCCTTCGCTTCCGAGCGCGCCCTTCACGATCGAGTGCCTGGCGCCGGCGTCACTGCGGTGCTCGGGCCGACCAACACCGGCAAGACCCATCTCGCCATCGAGCGGATGCTCGCGCATCCCTCCGGCGTGATCGGCCTGCCGCTGCGCCTGCTCGCGCGCGAGGTCTACAACAAGATCGCCGATCGCGCGGGGCCAGAGAGCGTCGCGCTCGTCACCGGCGAGGAGAAGATCAAGCCGAGAAATCCGCGCTATTGGGTCTCGACCGTCGAGGCGATGCCGCGCGACCTCGACGTCTCCTTCCTCGCCGTCGACGAGGTGCAGATCGCCTCTGATCTCGAACGCGGTCATGTCTTCACCGACCGCATCCTCAATCGCCGCGGCCGCGACGAGACGCTGCTGCTTGGCGCCGCCACGATGCGCCCGATCATCGAGCGCCTGTTGCCGGGCGTGTCCATGATCACGCGGCCGCGCCTGTCGCAGCTGGAATTTGCCGGCGACCGCAAGATCACGCGCCAGCCGCGCCGCACCGCCATCGTCGCGTTCTCCGCCGACGAGGTCTACGCCATCGCCGAGCTGATCCGCCGCCAGCACGGCGGCGCTGCCGTGGTGCTGGGCTCGCTCAGCCCTCGCACACGCAATGCGCAGGTCGCGATGTTCCAGAACGGCGACGTCGATTATCTCGTCGCCACCGATGCCGTCGGCATGGGCCTCAATCTCGACGTCGATCACGTCGCCTTCGCCTCCGACCGCAAGTTCGACGGCTATCAGTTCCGCCGCCTCACGCCGTCCGAATTCGCGCAGATCGCCGGCCGCGCCGGCCGCGCCACGCGCAACGGCACCTTCGGCACCACCGGCCGCTGCGCGCCGTTCGAGCCCGAGCTCGTCAACGCGCTGCAGAACCACACCTTCGATCCCGTGAAGGTTTTGCAATGGCGCAACGCGAAGCTGGATTTCTCCTCGCTCGGCGCGCTCCAGGTCTCGCTGAACCTCGCCCCCGGCCATGAGGCGCTGACGCGCGCGCCCATCGCCGAGGACATGCGCGTGCTCGACCACGCCGCCCGCGACGGCGAGGTGCGCGATGTCGCGCATGGCAAAGAGGCGGTGGAACGGCTGTGGGACGCCTGCCAGATCCCGGATTACCGGAAGCTGTCGCCGGCCGCCCATGCCGAGCTGGTGACGACGCTCTACGGCTTCCTGATGCGGAAGGGATGCATCCCCGATTCCTGGTTCGAGGCCCAGATCACCCAGGCCGACCGCATCGACGGCGACATCGACACGCTGTCGGCCCGGATCGCGCAGATCCGCACCTGGACCTTCGTCGCCAACCGCCCGGACTGGCTGAAAGGCCCCGAACGCTGGCAGGGGATCGCGCGGGAGGTCGAAAATAAATTATCGGATGCGCTCCATGAACGCTTGACTGAGCGTTTCGTTGATCGCCGGACCAGTGTATTGATGCGCCGCCTGCGGGAGAACACGAGCTTGAATACTGAAATCGGCAAGACCGGCGAAGTCATCGTCGAAGGCCATGTCATCGGCCGCCTCGACGGCTTCACCTTTGCACCTGACACGGCGGAGGCCGGCTCGGATGCGAAGGCCTTGCAGGCTGCAGCGCAAGCGGTGCTCGCCGGCGAGATCAATGCGCGCGCCGAGAAGCTCGGCAATGCGCCGGACGAGCAGTTCGTGCTGACCTCGGAAGGCATCATCCGCTGGACCGGCGATGCCGTGGCGCGGCTGTCTGCCGCGGAGGAGGCGCTGCATCCGCGCATCCGCATCATCTCCGACGAGCGGCTGACCGGAGCCCCGCGCGACAAAGTGCAGGCGCGGCTCGAGCTCTGGCTCAAGACGCATATCGAGAAGCTGCTCGGGCCGATGTTCGAGCTGTCGAAGGCCGAGGATGTCACCGGCATCGCCCGCGGCATCGCCTATCAGCTGGTCGAGGCGCTCGGCGTGCTCGAGCGCCCGAAGATCGCCAACGAGCTGAAGGATCTCGACCAGCCTTCGCGCGCGGTATTGCGCAAATACGGCGTGCGCTTCGGCGCCTATCACATCTATTTCCCCGGCCTGCTCAAGCCCGCCGCGCGTGCGCTGGCCGCGCTCTTGTGGGCGCTGAAGCAGGACAATGTCGATCTGTCCTCGCTGTCGGGCGCGCAGCATCTGGCCTCGTCGGGCCGCACCTCGTTCCCGGTCGACAAGGCGCTGCCGCGCGATGCCTATCGCGTGCTCGGCTACAAGCAGGCCGGCGAACGCGCCGTGCGCGTCGACATTCTGGAGCGCCTGGCCGATCTGATCCGCCCGGCGCTGGCCTGGCGCGAGAACTCGCCCGGCGAAAAGCCCGCCGGCGCATTCGACGGCCGCAGCTTCGTGGTGACCCAGGCGATGACCTCGCTCACCGGTTCTGCCGGCGAAGACTTCGCCTCCGTCTTGCGCGCGCTCGGCTATCGCATGGAGAAGCGTCCGCCGCTGCCGCCGAAGCCCGTCGTGGCCGAGCAGGTCGTGACTGAGCAAGTCGTGACTGAGACGATCGCGGCAGAGACGCCGCCGGTTGAAGGCAGCGCGGAGACGTCGACCGAGACCGCGGCAGAGGCCGTTGCCGGCCTGCCGGAGGAGCCGTCCACCGAGGCGGCCGCGGAAGCCGTCACCGTCGAAGACGCGCCCGGCATGGAGCCGCAGGACGAAGCCGCGCCCGCCGAGCCAGCGGTGGAAGCGTCGTCCGAGGCGCCCGTCACGCCCGAGGATGCCCCCGGCATCGCGCCGCCTGCCGAAGAGGCTGCTGCGTCGGCCGAGCCTGCCAGCCTCGAAGCCGCTGCTGCTGAAACAGCCGCGATCGAAGCAGCTGCATCGCCCGACGCGGCCGCACCGGAAGCTGTGGCGACGGAGGCTGCGGCAACGCCGGCAGAGCCCGAGCTGGTCGAAGTCTGGCGCCCCGGCGGCCGTCACGAGGACCGCAAGCCGCGCCACGAGCGCCATCGCCACCAGCGTCATCAAAATCAGCGCCCGCAGGCCGGAGCAGAAGCTGCCGCTGCGGCGAGCGCCGCGCCCGGCGAAGCCGCCGATGGCGAAAAGCGCGGGGAGCGCCATCGTCATGGCGGTCATCGCAAAGATTTCCGTAAAGGCCGCGAAGGTGGTGGAGAGGGCGCGCCGCGTCCCGAAGGCCGCGACGACAGGAATCGCCGTTTCGAGGGCAAGGATCGCGACAACAAGGATCGCGATCGCAACCGCGACAACAAGGGCAAGTTTGGCGGCGATCGCGACAAGGGTCGCGAGCACCGCGGTGGCCGCGACCGCGACAAGGGCCGCGATCGCCGCGATCGCGAGTCCGGGCCCTCGCTGCGTCCCTACGCCTCGAGCGCGAACCCGCGCGAGCGCGATCGTCCCGCCGATCCGAACTCCCCTTTCGCCAAGCTTGCCGCGCTGAAGGAGCAGCTCTCGGGGCGCAAGGAGTAG
- a CDS encoding response regulator transcription factor, with protein sequence MTPDRSLIVVEDDSGFARTLKRSFERRGYEVVLAASIDEVRKVLEERSFGHAVVDLKLGGASGLACVELLHTHDPDMLIVVLTGFASISTAVEAIKLGACHYLAKPSNTDDIEAAFHRAEGNAEVALDARPTSIKTLEWERIHQTLIETDFNISEAARRLGMHRRTLARKLEKRPVK encoded by the coding sequence TTGACGCCTGACCGCTCGCTCATCGTCGTCGAGGACGATTCGGGCTTCGCCCGCACGCTGAAGCGCTCGTTCGAGCGCCGCGGCTACGAGGTCGTGCTGGCCGCCTCGATCGATGAGGTGCGCAAGGTGCTCGAAGAGCGCTCCTTCGGCCACGCCGTGGTCGACCTCAAGCTCGGCGGTGCCTCCGGGCTCGCCTGCGTCGAGCTGTTGCATACGCATGACCCCGACATGCTGATCGTGGTGCTGACGGGCTTTGCCAGCATCTCCACCGCCGTCGAAGCCATCAAGCTCGGCGCCTGCCACTATCTGGCCAAGCCGTCGAACACCGACGACATCGAAGCCGCCTTCCACAGGGCCGAAGGCAACGCCGAGGTCGCGCTCGACGCGCGCCCGACCTCGATCAAGACGCTGGAATGGGAGCGCATCCACCAGACCCTGATCGAGACGGATTTCAATATCTCGGAAGCCGCACGGCGGCTGGGGATGCACCGGCGCACGCTGGCACGAAAGCTCGAGAAGCGGCCGGTGAAGTAG
- the fdxA gene encoding ferredoxin FdxA: MTYVVTENCIKCKYTDCVEVCPVDCFYEGDNMLVIHPDECIDCGVCEPECPADAIKPDTEPGLEKWLGVNAEYAKSWPNITQKKESPADAKEFDGMDGKFEKYFSPNPGSGD; encoded by the coding sequence ATGACTTACGTCGTCACTGAAAACTGCATCAAGTGCAAGTACACCGACTGCGTCGAGGTCTGCCCGGTCGACTGCTTCTACGAGGGTGACAACATGCTCGTCATCCACCCCGACGAGTGCATCGATTGCGGCGTGTGCGAGCCGGAATGCCCCGCCGACGCCATCAAGCCGGACACGGAACCGGGCCTGGAGAAGTGGCTCGGGGTCAACGCCGAATACGCCAAGAGCTGGCCGAACATCACCCAGAAGAAAGAATCACCTGCCGACGCCAAGGAATTCGACGGCATGGATGGCAAGTTCGAGAAATATTTTTCTCCGAACCCCGGCTCCGGAGACTGA